The window CACTAACAGTGGACATTAATGGGGTGGACACTAACAGAGTGAACACTGACAGAGTGAACACTAACAGTGGACATTAATGGGGTGGACACTAACAGAGGACATTAATGGGGTGGACACTAACAGAGTGAACACTGACAGAGTGAACACTAACAGAGTGAACACTGACGGAGTGAACACTAACAGTGGACATTAATGGGGTGGACACTAACAGAGTGAACACTGACGGAGTGAACACTAACAGTGGACATTAATGGGGTGGACACTAACAGAGTGAACACTGACAGAGTGAACACTAACAGTGGACATTAATGGGGTGGACACTAACAGAGTGAACACTGACGGAGTGAACACTAACAGTGGACATTAATGGGGTGGACACTAACAGAGTGAACACTGACGGAGTGAACACTAACAGTGGACATTAACAGGGTGGACACTAACAGAGTGAACACTAACAGTGGACATTAATGGGGTGGACACTAACAGAGTGAACACTGACAGAGTGAACACTAACAGTGGACATTAATGGGGTGGACACTAACAGAGTGAACACTGACAGAGTGAACACTAACAGTGGACATTAATGGGGTGGACACTAACAGAGGACATTAATGGGGTGGACACTAACAGAGTGAACACTGACAGAGTGAACACTAACAGTGGACATTAATGGGGTGGACACTAACAGAGTGAACACTGACGGAGTGAACACTAACAGTGGACATTAATGGGGTGGACACTAACAGAGTGAACACTGACGGAGTGAACACTAACAGTGGACATTAATGGGGTGGACACTAACAGAGTGAACACTGACGGAGTGAACACTAACAGTGGACATTAATGGGGTGGACACTAACAGAGTGAACACTGACAGAGTGAACACTAACAGTGGACATTAATGGGGTGGACACTAACAGAGTGAACACTGACAGAGTGAACACTAACAGTGGACATTAATGGGGTGGACACTAACAGAGTGAACACTGACGGAGTGAACACTAACAGTGGACATTAATGGGGTGGACACTAACAGAGTGAACACTGACGGAGTGAACACTAACAGTGGACATTAATGGGGTGGACACTAACAGAGTGAACACTGACGGAGTGAACACTAACAGTGGACATTAATGGGGTGGACACTAACAGAGTGAACACTGACAGAGTGAACACTAACAGTGGACATTAATGGGGTGGACACTAACAGAGGACATTAATGGGGTGGACACTAACAGAGTGAACACTGACAGAGTGAACACTAACAGAGTGAACACTGACGGAGTGAACACTAACAGTGGACATTAATGGGGTGGACACTAACAGAGTGAACACTGACAGAGTGAACACTAACAGTGGACATTAATGGGGTGGACACTAACAGAGTGAACACTGACAGAGTGAACACTAACAGTGGACATTAATGGGGTGGACACTAACAGAGGACATTAATGGGGTGGACACTAACAGAGTGAACACTGACAGAGTGAACACTAACAGTGGACATTAATGGGGTGGACACTAACAGAGTGAACACTGACAGAGTGAACACTAACAGTGGACATTAATGGGGTGGACACTAACAGAGTGAACACAGAGTGAACACTAACAGTGGACATTAATGGGGTGGACACTAACAGAGTGAACACTGACGGAGTGAACACTAACAGTGGACATTAATGGGGTGGACACTAACAGAGTGAACACTGACAGAGTGAACACTAACAGTGGACATTAATGGGGTGGACACTAACAGAGTGAACACAGAGTGAACACTAACAGTGGACATTAATGGGGTGGACACTAACAGAGTGAACACTAGCGGGTGAACATTAACAGTGGACATTAATGGGGTGGACACTAACGGAGTGGACACGAACAGTGAACACTAACAGTGGACATTAACAGGGTGGACACTAACAGAGTGAACACTGACGGAGTGACACTAGCAACTACTACTGACTTTTTTCATATTTCCCTCAACAGAGTGGACCTATTAAGGTTGAACACATCAGATTGGAAAAATATAAGTAAgtaaaaatagagagagaaaaaaaaatttgaggaTCTCACTCACCCTCCCAAGTCGTTTCTCCTTCAAGATAGTTCAACCTAAATATTTATGTCAAAGACAGCTTTAAAATTGATATTGTTCAATATTCTAAGGCAATAAGATCATGATCTTTACTGGGGACACAACAGGCATCGAATACCAGGAATGACCCATAAATGCGATTATCATTAAGTTCCATGGATATTACCTTCTGATACCAACCCCGTAAAGTATGCTTCATAGGGGAAAATAATCACTTACACATTCACAGCGTTTCTTTgacttattcatttattcattcatttatagcGCAATATTTACAAGAATAATTTCAGGCACTCTGGGTTGCTTCAGGTACAATTACAGAATCTCACGTTCATTtacaaaagaaaaactaaatatatCCTCAACAGGTATCAAATCCAATGTTTAaataattctcaaattaattCATGAGAAAATCAAAGATATCATCCCATCTGCCAGAGTTTTTAAACATCATATCACCTGATAAGCTCATATACAGTTCAGAAATGCAACAGTTCCTTTAAAGTGAAGAAATCCTTAGTAATAATTGTACAGTATTATTAATAAGGGTTTTTTGCCACCGGTTGTTGGCCATGTGCTCAACTCACTCTCAGATCAGATCTGTTTTTATGACAGAATCTGCATTTTAGTCTAGAACCGACCTGAAAaacctgaagaaaaaaatattaaccagcctaagctggttttagCTAGTTTAagatggtccaagctggtcaatCAGCTGAAAAAAAGTGCACAAAACCCCTAAAACCAGTCAACaaaggctggtttaagatgtttttttcctTCAGTAGGACTGTTTCCCATTCGTACAGAAGTAATGTGGCAGAAATAAATTTTAATACTCAATGTTCATATAAACATATCAAACTTATGAATCACAAAACCAAAATCAAGACTTCCTGTCGAGGTAAAGTCAGTGTGCAAGACCTGTGACAGAACTTCCCTTCTGATGGTTGTGTTGACAGTAAACAGGAGAGACAGAGACACAGGCAGAGCGACATGACTGCATGAGTGTGTGTTGCGTCACGTGTGAGTTCTTGCATTTAAATGAGCGCACTGTCATGCCGTTACTCTGCTGCCATGGCAACCAGCCTGCCGAGTGTGTTCAGCGTGAGTGTGTGTCAATAGAAGCAGACGGTGTGTAGAAACGGTCTGTGGCTTTTGTCTTCAAACTCCTGCAGAAGTTCGTCCATTTCATTCTCCATGTCATCAGTATGTTGAATCTGAGAAACAGACATATTAAAAATattctttaaacacacacacacacacacacacacacacacacacagagctctggaaaaaaattaagagaccactgcaaaatgatcagctGTGATTGTAAATCAGGGttatttcagcaaatattgatttctgaactctaagttcaaacattagtattgtgttttctttgcattattcgaggtctgaaaacacggcatctttgaccagttgtcattttctgcaaataaatgctctaaatgacaatatttttatgtggaatttgggagaaatgttgtcagtactttataaaataaaacaaaaatgatcattttactcaaacacacacctataaatagtaaatccagagaaactgataattttgcaaagttattttttccagagctgtagatatatatatatatatatatttttttttttttttggggggggggggggggggattttccccctttttttctcccaatttggaatgcccaattcccaatgcgctctaagtcctcgtggtcgcatagtgattcgcctcagtccgggtggtggaggacgaatcccagctgtctccgcgtctgagacagtcaacccgtgcatcttatcacgtggcttgttgagcgcgttgccacggagacatagcatgtgtggaggcttcacgccatccaccgcggcaaccacacaactcaccacacaccccaccgagaacaaaccacattatagtgaccatgaggaggttaccccatgtgattctacccttcctagcaaccgggccaatttggttgcttaggagacctgactggagtcactcagcacgccctggattcgaactagcgactccaggggtggtagccagcgtattttaccactgagctacccagccccccatgTGTATTGATGCTTCTTAATGCACTTCAGGAATATATGAACCAACAAACTTGAGTGGAGTTAATCGTTTTGTACTCTTATGGTGGTTGAAAGCATCATCAAACTAGACAAATAATAGAATTAATAAACATGTAAAGGGGTGGAAGATGTGTAGAATGTTTTACGTGCACAGATTCTGTCTGGGATTGGCAATATTGTTTGTAGAAAAACAATgccaaaatgataataaaatacacagcagtaaattcacatatttgtaaatgaaattgttttatttgcaGATGGATTGGTGAAATAAAGTGACTGGAGTAGCCTGCCAACTGAATTACGCATTGCGACGTGTTGAGCACTTGGGAAGTGTTGTGagattagttaaaaaaataaataaaaaaaggtgatCTAGTTCCATTTTGCCAATTTTGCAGGACAATGACCACTGGAAATGCATGAGAAACTTCTGTAAAAATGTGTAACGGGGCCAGATGGATCTTCAACGCTCGCACCAGTACAATATCAGTGGAAAAGGGGTATAAACTGGTGCGTTTAACATCACTTGTACTCACACACTGGCACAGTTCACAGATGAGAAACGCTCCCAGCGTGGCCTCCTCATGATTGTCCTGAATGTCCACATTAATCACATGCACCGGCTGAAAGGTCTCCTGCTCGCGAGAGTTCAGGTCTGACAGAGAGATAAAgtcataaatgtcataattttgtAGATGAAAAGCAGATGTAATCATGTAAGAGATGATGATCTTTAGCTGCTCCTCACCCTCCAGAACCTGGTCGTAAACTCTCTCCTCACAGGTGATGACCAGGTCAAACTGATCTTTACAGCTCTGGAAGCGTTCCGGTCTGGATTTAATGCGCTTGTTACGATCTAACATGTGTAAGATTCCATTCTGTGTGTATCTGAGGAGTTTATGAGTCAAGGAACATAAAACatacagacaaaaacaaacacgCACACGTCAACCAGAGAGTATGTGCATTTAATCACACCTAACAAAACATCATcaataaattaattcaaataaatgagCAGTGCTACATGTGTAAATGATCAAAAACAAGCCAAGTTTAGAAAGCGTTCGTCACTGCGTCATGTATTGATTAACACACCAAAAATTAAACAACGGCGACATCTAGTGGTCAACTCGCGTTAATGATCAACACAATAATCTACTGCAACGGCGACATCTAGTGGTCAACTCGCGTTAATGTTCAACACGATAATCTACTGCAACGGCGACATCTAGTGGTCAACTCGCGTTAACGATCAACACAATAATCTACTGCAACGGCGACATCTAGTGGTCAACTCGCGTTAATGATCAACACAATCTACTGCAACGGCGACATCTAGTGGTCAACTCGTGTTAATGATCAACACAATCTACTGCAACGGCGACATCTAGTGGTCAACTCGCGTTAACGATCAACACAATCTACTGCAACGGCGACATCTAGTGGTCAACTCGTGTTAATGATCAACACAATCTACTGCAACGGCGACATCTAGTGGTCAACTCGCGTTAACGATCAACATAATAATCTACTGCAACGGCGACATCTAGTGGTCAACTCGCGTTAATGATCAACACAATCTACTGCAACGGCGACATCTAGTGGTCAACTCGCGTTAACGATCAACAATAATCTACTGCAACGGCGACATCTAGTGATCAACTCGCGTTAATGATCAACACAATAATCTACTGCAACGGCGACATCTAGTGGTCAACTCGCGTTAATGATCAACAATAATCTACTGCAACGGCGACATCTAGTGATCAACTCGCGTTAATGATCAACACAATAATCTACTGCAACGGCGACATCTAGTGGTCAACTCGCGTTATTGATCAACACAATAATCTACTGCAACGGCGACATCTAGTGGTCAACTCGCGTTAATGATCAACAATAATCTACTGCAACTGCGACATCTAGTGATCAACTCGCGTTAATGATCAACACAATAATCTACTGCAACGGCGACATCTAGTGGTCAACTCGCGTTATTGATCAACACAATAATCTACTGCAACGGCGACATCTAGTGGTCAACTCGCGTTAATGATCAACACAATAATCTACTGCAACGGCGACATCTAGTGGTCAACTCGCGTTAATGATCAACACAATAATCTACTGCAACGGCGACATCTAGTGGTCAACTCGCGTTAATGATCAACACAATAATCTACTGCAACGGCGACATCTAGTGGTCAACTCGCGTTATTGATCAACACAATAATCTACTGTAACGGCGACATCTAGTGGTCAACTCGCGTCAGTTCATGTGAAAATCATTCTGTGTTGGTTTGATTAACAGGAgccacaatttaaacaaaacattggcACATCCATCTCAACTACACGGCAAATTCTTCTCAAataacttttataacattatatataattgtGGTCGAAtttatgatcttttttttttaattttttttttaataaaaataacgtATGCAGATTCTTGgatttatacaatatgtaaatgAGTGATGATAAACAGCCACATCAGAAGTGCTGTCAGGAAACAGCACAAACTCTTGAATCAGTTTCACAGACACGTGCATTGGCATCACAACTCTCTTCTTCACATTTAAAGCTTATAAACCAGTGATTTCTAAATGTCTAAAGTGGTATATTTAgtcaagttgtttttttttgttgtttgttttttgcaaaactATTGTGCAATCCcagattaaaatatttatttggggtATTAAAACAACAAATGCTTTAGCAAAAAAAAGTGCACAAGCTTCCTTCTATTTAACTATACATGTTGCGGAACAGCCTTAACTTTGAATTAGTTTAAGTACGCCTTCGGTTTGTTTCTGAATTCAGCTTTtattcttcacacacacacacacacactcactcactcactcacgcacgctcacacacacacactcactcacacacactcactcacacacactcactcacacacactcactcacgcacacacactcacgcacgcacacacactcacgcacacacactcacgcacacacacacactcacacacacacacactcactcacacacacacactcactcacacacactcacacacacacacacacacacactcacacagacactcactcacacagacacacactcacacacacacacactcacacacacacacactcacacacacacacactcactcacacacacacacactcactcacactctcacgcacactcactcacgcgcacacactctcacgcgcacacactctctcacgcgcacacactctctcacgcgcacacactctctcacgcgcacacactctctcacgcgcacacactctctcacgcgcacacacacactcactcactcacacagacacactcactcacacagacacactcactcacacagacacacactcactcactcactcacgcgcacacacattctcacgcgcacacacattcactcacacgcacacactctctcacgcacacactctctcacgcacacactctctcacgcacacactcactcacgcacacactcactcacgcacactcactcacgcacactcactcacgcacacacacacacacactcactcacacagacacacactcactcacacacacacacactcactcacacacacacacactcactcacacacacacacactcacacacacacacactcactcacacagacacacactcactcacactcactcacactctctcacacacactcactcacacacacacactcacacacacacactcacacacacacactcacacacacacactcacacacacacactcactcacacactcactcactcactcacacacacactcactcacacagacacacactcactcacacacacacacactcacacactcactcacacacacacacactcactcacacacacagacacacactcacacacacagacacacactcactcacagacacacactcactcacagacacacactcactcacactctctcacacacacacagacacacactcactcacacagacacacactcactcacagacacacactcactcacactctctcacacacactcactcacacacactcacacacacacactcacacacacacactcacacacacactcactcacactctcacactcactcacactcacacagacacactctcacacactcactcactcacacacactcactcacacacactcacacacacacacactcactcactcactcacacactcacacactcactcacacactcactcactcagacacacactcactcagacacacacacactcacacacacacacacactcactcacacagacacacactcacgcacacacactcacgcacacactcacgcacacacactcactcactcacgcacacacactcactcactctcgcacacacactcactcactcactctcgcacacacactcactcactcactctcgcacacacactcactcactctcgcacacacacactcactcactctcgcacacacacacactcactcactctcgcacacacactcactcacacacacacacactcacacacacactcactcacacagacacacactcactcactcacacagacacacactcacactctcacacactcacacacactcactcacacacacactcactcactcactcacacacacacacactcactcactctcacacacacacactcacactctcacacactcacactctcactctcacacacacactcacacacacacacacactctcacacacactctcacacacactctctcacacactctctcactcacacacactcactcactcacacacactcactcacacacacacacactcactcacacagacacacactcactcacacagacacacactcacacacacacacactcactcactctcacacacacacactcacacacacactcactcactctcacacacacacactcacactctca of the Myxocyprinus asiaticus isolate MX2 ecotype Aquarium Trade chromosome 49, UBuf_Myxa_2, whole genome shotgun sequence genome contains:
- the LOC127437946 gene encoding RNA polymerase II subunit A C-terminal domain phosphatase SSU72; its protein translation is MPAHPLRVAVVCSSNQNRSMEAHNILSKRGFDVRSFGTGSHVKLPGPAPDKPNIYDFKTTYEQMYNDLVRKDKELYTQNGILHMLDRNKRIKSRPERFQSCKDQFDLVITCEERVYDQVLEDLNSREQETFQPVHVINVDIQDNHEEATLGAFLICELCQCIQHTDDMENEMDELLQEFEDKSHRPFLHTVCFY